From the genome of Ziziphus jujuba cultivar Dongzao chromosome 6, ASM3175591v1, one region includes:
- the LOC107434538 gene encoding polygalacturonase-like encodes MLNQSFAAPTTTTYNVISFGAKPNGITDSTKAFLSAWSAACASPTATVIQVPKGRYLLQPLTFEGDCKSSHISFQIDGTIVAPADYQILGRVDDWIGFEGVNGVSIIGGAIDGNGPALWDCKASGKDCPSGATALRFSDSSKIRIDGLKIINSQMFHIAINRCQDVLLQGVKIMAAGNSPNTDGIHVQLSRNVVVINSSVQTGDDCVSIGPGTKNLWIERITCGPGHGISIGSLAKDLEEEGVQNVTVTKTIFIGTQNGLRIKSWARPSKGFVQGVQFIDAIMQNVQNPIVIDQNYCPRNENCPGQTSGVKISNVLYKNIRGTSTRRVAINFECSATNPCTGIRLEDVKLTYKSKPAQSSCVNANGKSSGMVVPDGCL; translated from the exons ATGTTAAACCAATCCTTTGCAGCACCTACAACTACTACTTACAATGTTATAAGCTTTGGAGCAAAACCAAATGGTATAACAGACTCTACCAAAGCTTTCTTGAGTGCATGGTCTGCAGCCTGTGCCTCTCCCACCGCCACTGTGATTCAAGTACCGAAAGGAAGGTATTTGCTTCAACCTCTAACCTTTGAAGGTGACTGTAAAAGCTCCCATATCAGCTTTCAGATCGACGGGACAATAGTTGCCCCTGCTGATTATCAGATTCTTGGTCGAGTTGATGACTGGATTGGTTTTGAAGGAGTTAATGGAGTTTCTATCATTGGAGGGGCTATAGATGGCAATGGACCTGCTTTGTGGGATTGCAAAGCTAGCGGCAAAGATTGTCCTAGTGGAGCAACG GCACTAAGGTTTAGCGACTCCAGCAAGATTAGGATCGATGGATTAAAGATAATAAACAGTCAAATGTTCCACATTGCAATAAATCGTTGCCAAGACGTGCTCCTTCAAGGAGTCAAAATTATGGCTGCTGGAAACAGCCCCAACACCGATGGCATCCATGTCCAATTATCAAGAAACGTTGTAGTCATTAACTCCTCTGTTCAAACAGGGGATGACTGTGTCTCCATTGGTCCTGGCACCAAGAACTTGTGGATTGAACGCATAACATGCGGTCCTGGCCATGGAATTAG CATAGGGAGCCTAGCAAAGGACTTAGAAGAGGAAGGGGTCCAAAATGTTACAGTGACAAAGACAATTTTCATAGGTACACAAAATGGACTTAGAATAAAGTCATGGGCAAGACCCAGCAAAGGATTTGTTCAAGGAGTACAATTTATTGATGCTATAATGCAAAATGTTCAAAATCCCATTGTAATCGACCAAAATTATTGTCCACGCAACGAAAATTGTCCTGGTCAG ACATCAGGGGTAAAAATCAGCAATGTGCTTTACAAGAACATTCGGGGAACATCAACTAGACGTGTTGCGATAAATTTCGAGTGCAGTGCCACAAATCCATGCACTGGCATAAGGCTTGAAGATGTTAAGCTAACATATAAAAGCAAACCAGCTCAATCATCGTGTGTCAATGCAAATGGAAAATCCTCAGGCATGGTTGTACCAGATGGTTGTCTGTAA